From one Lotus japonicus ecotype B-129 chromosome 3, LjGifu_v1.2 genomic stretch:
- the LOC130745397 gene encoding uncharacterized protein LOC130745397 yields the protein MMALENSENMQITCEASLKCLQGKGFPSTFQCNGSSITELKNDPGTHPAGDVSEPNRRLGSEFLEPSNEFHSKPTYHHEYNTWTSCHFHSPKVHQCPMNAFESHFYPYPVENQLQYVPANMFAQSYPREQFQEFQYFVVIDFEATCDKDKNPHPQEIIEFPSVIVSSVTGQLEACFQTYVRPTCNQHLTDFCKDLTGIQQIQVDRGVTLSEALLRHDKWLEKKGIKNANFAVVTWSNWDCRVMLESECRFKKIRKPPYFNRWINLRIPFREVFGAVKCNLKEAVEIAGLAWQGRAHCGLDDAKNTARLLALLMHKGFKFSITNSIMWQTSDRSLMWKQSPEQMSVFPHYPYKAKDMNTPIVQYHPCCFCGVKSSRGMIRKPGPKHGNLFFGCGNWTATRGARCHYFEWISA from the exons ATGATGGCCCTTGAAAATTCAG AAAATATGCAAATAACCTGCGAGGCATCTCTGAAATGCCTCCAGGGAAAGGGATTCCCTAGCACTTTTCAGTGTAATGGGAGTTCTATTACAGAGCTAAAAAATGATCCTGGTACTCATCCAGCTGGGGATGTTTCTGAACCTAACCGCCGTCTTGGCAGTGAGTTTCTGGAGCCTTCCAATGAATTTCACAGTAAACCTACTTATCACCATGAGTACAACACCTGGACATCCTGCCATTTTCACTCTCCCAAAGTGCACCAATGCCCAATGAATGCTTTTGAGAGCCACTTTTATCCTTATCCTGTCGAGAACCAGCTTCAGTATGTTCCAGCTAATATGTTCGCTCAGAGTTACCCCCGGGAGCAATTTCAGGAATTTCAATATTTCGTGGTCATAGACTTCGAGGCTACCTGTGATAAGGATAAAAATCCCCACCCTCAAGAAATAATTGAGTTCCCATCTGTCATAGTGAGTAGTGTGACTGGCCAGCTGGAAGCATGTTTCCAAACATATGTGAGGCCTACCTGCAATCAGCATCTGACTGATTTCTGCAAGGATCTGACTGGTATCCAGCAAATTCAG GTGGACAGAGGTGTTACTTTGAGTGAGGCTCTACTTAGGCATGACAAGTGGCTTGAGAAGAAGGGAATAAAGAACGCCAACTTTGCTGTGGTTACATGGTCTAACTGGGATTGCCGTGTGATGCTTGAATCTGAGTGCCGATTCAAGAAAATACGAAAACCTCCTTATTTCAACCG CTGGATCAACTTAAGGATTCCTTTCCGTGAGGTATTTGGTGCTGTGAAGTGTAATCTGAAGGAGGCTGTTGAGATTGCTGGCTTGGCTTGGCAGGGTCGTGCTCATTGTGGCCTTGATGATGCTAAAAATACTGCTCGCCTGCTGGCTCTGCTCATGCATAAGGGTTTCAAATTTTCCATTACCAATTCCATTATGTGGCAGACTTCTGATCGATCACTGATGTGGAAGCAGTCTCCTGAACAAATGAGTGTTTTCCCTCATTACCCCTACAAAGCAAAGGATATGAATACCCCCATCGTTCAGTACCACCCTTGCTGTTTCTGTGGGGTGAAAAGCAGTAGGGGCATGATCAGGAAGCCAGGGCCCAAGCATGGGAACCTTTTCTTTGGATGTGGAAATTGGACTGCAACTAGAGGTGCCCGCTGCCATTACTTTGAATGGATTTCTGCCTAA
- the LOC130745392 gene encoding retinoblastoma-related protein 1, translated as MSPPAAADMEDVKPSVDNADQADSRFADFCKNGLALDEKSCKEAMNLFGKTKHILLTNVSSMGNGTSEDAERYWFAFILYSVKRLTQNSEESGQEEVENTGLTLCRILRAANLNIADFSKELSQFVVKAGQILSNLYGTDWENRLKAKEMHANATQLEILSKYYKRIFGEFFVAPDANVEKNSIVTVHASDYHRFGWLLFLALRAHAFSRFINLVTCTNGLISILAILIIHVPARFRNFNINDSSRFVKKSSKGVDLLASLCKIYNTSEDELRKTMEIANSLIADILKKKPCLASECETENLENFDRDSLTYFKDLMEELSLPSSLNILEKDYDVMIHDKGELDERLFINEDDSLLASGTLSGSSVSASGLKRKFDSIASPAKTVMSPLSPHRSPASSANGIPGSTNSKMAAATPVSTAMTTAKWLRTVISPLAPKPSQELERFLASCDRDITSDVVRRTLIILQAIFPSSPLGERCVTGGLQSANLMDNIWAEQRRLEALKLYYRVLEAMCRAEAQTLHATNLTSLLTNERFHRCMLACSAELVLATHKTVTMLFPAVLERTGITAFDLSKVIESFIRHEESLPRELRRHLNSLEERLLESMVWEKGSSMYNSLAVARPALSAEINRLGLLAEPMPSLDEIAININFSYGGLPPVPTLPKFETSPIQNGDTRSPKRLCTEHRNVLVERNSFASPVKDRLLPFSNLKSKLPPPPPLQSAFASPTKPNPGGGGETCAETGINIFFGKIIKLGAVRISGMVERLQLSQQIRENVYCLFQRILNQWTSLFFNRHIDQIILCCFYGVAKISQLSLTFREIIYNYRKQPHCKPQVFRSVFVDWSSARRNGACKQRIGQDHVDIISFYNEVFIPSVKPLLVELGPGGATMKSDRKPEVNKNDAHCPGSPKISPFPSLPDMSPKKVSASHNVYVSPLRSSKMDALISHSSKSYYACVGESTHAYQSPSKDLTAINNRLNGNRKVRGALNFDDADVGLVSDSMVANSLYQQNGSSGSSSGAPLKSELLDS; from the exons ATGAGTCCTCCAGCTGCAGCTGACATGGAAGATGTCAAGCCTTCTGTTGATAATGCCGACCAAGCTGACTCCCGCTTCGCTGACTTTTGCAAG AATGGGCTGGCTTTGGATGAGAAAAGCTGTAAAGAAGCAATGAATCTGTTTGGAAAAACCAAGCATATTCTACTGACAAATGTTTCATCAATGGGGAATGGAACG TCTGAAGATGCAGAGCGGTACTGGTTTGCTTTTATTTTATACTCAGTCAAGAGATTGACTCAGAATAGTGAGGAGAGTGGGCAGGAAGAGGTTGAGAACACTGGGCTGACCTTGTGTCGTATATTGAGAGCAGCGAATCTTAA CATTGCAGATTTTTCTAAAGAGCTTTCTCAGTTTGTTGTCAAGGCTGGTCAAATTTTAAGTAATCTATATGGCACGGATTGGGAAAATAGGCTTAAG GCAAAGGAGATGCATGCCAATGCTACTCAGTTGGAGATCCTTAGCAA GTACTATAAACGTATATTTGGAGAATTTTTTGTTGCACCTGATGCAAATGTCGAAAAGAACTCAATTGTTACTGTTCATGCATCTGATTACCATCGGTTTGGATGGTTACTTTTCTTGGCACTCCGTGCACATGCTTTCAGCCGTTTCATAAACTTGGTGACTTGCACCAATGGTTTAATTTCAATATTG GCTATCTTAATTATTCATGTCCCTGCTCGTTTTCGGAATTTCAACATTAACGACTCTTCACGCTTTG TTAAGAAAAGTAGCAAAGGTGTTGACCTCCTCGCTTCACTTTGCAAAATATATAACACTTCAGAAGATGAGTTGAGGAAGACCATGGAGATAGCCAATAGTTTAATAGCAGATATATTGAAGAAGAAACCTTGTTTGGCATCTGAATGCGAAACTGAAAACCTAGAGAATTTTGATAGAG ATAGCTTGACCTATTTTAAAGATCTGATGGAGGAATTGTCTCTGCCATCTAGTTTAAACATCTTAGAAAAAGACTATGATGTCATGATTCATGACAAGGGTGAACTGGATGAGAGGCTATTCATTAATGAGGATGACAGCCTGCTAGCTTCAGGAACCTTGTCTGGTAGTTCAGTTTCAGCCAGTGGTCTAAAG AGGAAATTTGATTCGATAGCATCGCCTGCTAAGACTGTTATGAGTCCACTCTCACCCCACCGCTCTCCTGCGTCCAGTGCTAATGGCATTCCAGGTAGCACAAATTCAAAGATGGCAGCCGCCACCCCTGTAAGCACCGCAATGACAACTGCAAAGTGGCTTCGGACTGTCATTTCTCCACTTGCACCGAAGCCCTCACAAGAGCTAGAGCGATTCTTGGCATCATGTGACAGGGACATTACTAGTGATGTGGTGCGCAGAACTCTGATTATATTGCAGGCTATTTTTCCTAGTAGTCCTCTTGGGGAACGATGTGTAACTGGAGGCCTGCAAAGTGCAAATCTCATGGACAATATATGGGCCGAACAGCGAAGATTGGAAGCACTAAAGTTATACTATAGGGTATTGGAGGCAATGTGCAGAGCAGAAGCCCAAACACTTCATGCAACTAATTTAACTTCTCTACTTACTAATGAGAGGTTTCATAGGTGTATGCTCGCATGTTCTGCAGAATTGGTCCTGGCAACTCACAAGACTGTAACAATGTTGTTCCCTGCAGTACTGGAGAGGACTGGGATTACAGCTTTTGATCTGAGCAAGGTGATTGAAAGTTTCATTAGACATGAAGAATCCCTCCCCAGAGAATTGAGGCGACATCTGAATTCATTGGAAGAACGACTGTTGGAGAGCATGGTATGGGAAAAGGGTTCCTCAATGTATAATTCTTTGGCAGTTGCTAGACCTGCCCTTTCTGCAGAAATCAATCGTCTTGGACTGTTAGCTGAACCAATGCCATCACTGGATGAGATTGCAATAAATATTAACTTTTCTTATGGAGGGCTGCCTCCTGTTCCTACCTTGCCTAAATTTGAGACTTCACCAA TTCAAAATGGGGATACCAGATCACCAAAGCGTCTCTGTACAGAACATCGAAATGTGTTAGTGGAACGTAATTCTTTCGCTTCACCAGTAAAAGATCGGCTTCTTCCCTTCAGCAACCTTAAGTCAAAGctaccacctccacctcctttGCAGTCAGCATTTGCCAG TCCAACAAAACCAAATCCAGGAGGTGGAGGGGAAACATGTGCAGAAACTGGGATCAACATCTTTTTTGGCAAG ATTATTAAGTTGGGAGCAGTCAGAATAAGTGGCATGGTTGAAAGGCTACAATTGTCCCAGCAGATAAGGGAGAATGTATACTGTCTTTTCCAGCGGATCCTAAATCAATGGACATCTCTTTTCTTCAACCGCCATATTGATCAAATCATTTTGTGTTGCTTCTACGGAGTTGCAAAG ATTTCACAACTGAGCCTAACCTTTAGGGAGATTATATACAACTACAGAAAGCAACCTCATTGCAAACCCCAAGTTTTTCGCAGTGTATTTGTTGATTGGTCATCGGCACGCCGTAATGGAGCATGTAAACAGAGAATAGGACAGGATCATGTCGACATCATTTCATTTTACAATGAAGTTTTCATTCCATCTGTAAAGCCACTGCTGGTTGAACTTGGCCCTGGTGGAGCAACCATGAAAAGTGACCGAAAGCCTGAAGTTAATAAAAATGACG CTCACTGTCCCGGGTCTCCTAAAATATCACCTTTTCCAAGCCTCCCGGATATGTCCCCCAAAAAAGTGTCTGCCTCACACAATGTTTATGTCTCTCCGTTACGATCGTCTAAG ATGGATGCTCTAATATCACATAGCTCAAAAAGCTATTATGCATGTGTTGGGGAGAGCACTCATGCATATCAGAGCCCTTCAAAAGACCTGACCGCAATCAATAACCGTTTGAATGG CAACCGCAAGGTCCGAGGTGCCCTCAATTTTGATGATGCGGATGTGGGTTTGGTTAGTGACTCTATGGTTGCAAACAGCCTCTATCAGCAGAATGGTAGCTCTGGATCATCTTCAGGTGCACCATTGAAGTCTGAACTACTAGACTCTTGA